One segment of Brassica napus cultivar Da-Ae chromosome C3, Da-Ae, whole genome shotgun sequence DNA contains the following:
- the LOC111212745 gene encoding protein DMP4, with the protein MEIKVVEDHQLSTKEDIETPLLEENKDFPDVERTTWIQKAIGQTFQTTAHLANLLPTGTVLAFQLLSPIFSNGGQCDLACKIMTSSLVAICGFSCFILSFTDSYKDKNGTICYGFATIHGFWIIDGSATLPQELAKNYKLRFIDFAHAFMSLLVFGAVVLFDRNTVNCFYPAPSAEELEVLTALPVGVGVFCSMLFATFPTTRNGIGFPVPGNK; encoded by the coding sequence atggagatcaaAGTTGTTGAAGATCATCAACTAAGTACTAAAGAAGATATCGAAACGCCACTTCTAGAAGAAAACAAAGACTTTCCCGATGTAGAAAGAACAACATGGATACAAAAGGCAATAGGACAAACATTTCAAACCACAGCCCATTTAGCTAATCTCTTACCAACAGGAACAGTTCTCGCGTTTCAGCTCTTATCTCCAATCTTTTCAAACGGTGGTCAATGCGATTTAGCTTGCAAGATCATGACATCAAGCCTAGTGGCGATATGTGGATTCTCTTGCTTCATACTTAGCTTCACAGATTCTTACAAAGACAAAAACGGTACGATTTGCTACGGATTTGCAACAATCCATGGGTTTTGGATCATTGATGGATCCGCAACGCTTCCTCAAGAGTTAGCTAAAAACTATAAACTAAGGTTTATAGATTTTGCTCATGCATTCATGTCGTTATTGGTGTTTGGTGCGGTGGTTTTATTCGATCGGAATACGGTGAATTGTTTTTATCCGGCACCGTCAGCGGAAGAGTTGGAGGTTCTCACGGCGTTGCCGGTAGGCGTTGGGGTGTTTTGTAGTATGTTGTTTGCAACATTTCCTACAACACGCAATGGTATTGGTTTTCCAGTTCCTGGTAATAAATGA
- the LOC106358859 gene encoding ras-related protein RABA1e-like isoform X1, giving the protein MAATNLETSSNSNIADDDYDYLFKLVLIGDSGVGKTNLLSRFTRNEFSIESKSTIGVEFATKSVHVDEKIIKAQLWDTAGQERYRAITSAYYRGAVGALLVYDITRHITFENVERWLKELRDHTDANIVIMLVGNKADLRHLRAVPREEARSFSERENMFFMETSALDATNVEQAFTHVLTQIYRVMSRKALDGTGDPTYLPKGQSIDIVSKDDVTAVKSSGCCSG; this is encoded by the exons ATGGCGGCCACAAACCTCGAGACATCGTCAAACTCAAACAT AGCCGACGATGACTATGATTACCTCTTTAAACTAGTCTTGATCGGAGATTCTGGCGTCGGAAAAACTAACCTCTTATCTCGGTTCACTAGAAATGAATTCAGTATCGAGTCAAAGTCAACCATCGGTGTCGAATTCGCTACGAAAAGCGTTCACGTCGACGAGAAAATCATCAAAGCTCAGCTTTGGGATACCGCCGGTCAAGAAAg ATACAGAGCTATCACGAGTGCATATTACAGAGGAGCAGTAGGGGCTCTTCTAGTATACGACATAACTCGACACATAACATTCGAGAACGTCGAACGATGGCTCAAGGAGCTTCGAGACCATACTGATGCCAATATTGTGATCATGCTTGTTGGAAACAAAGCTGATCTTCGTCACCTTCGTGCTGTTCCCAGAgaagaagctagatcgttttcTGAAAGAGAGAACATGTTCTTCATGGAGACTTCTGCTCTTGATGCTACAAATGTTGAGCAAGCTTTCACTCATGTCTTGACTCAGATCTATCGTGTTATGAGCCGTAAGGCTCTTGATGGTACTGGAGACCCAACGTATTTGCCTAAAGGACAGAGTATTGATATTGTAAGCAAGGATGATGTTACTGCTGTTAAATCCTCTGGTTGTTGCTCAGGTTGA
- the LOC106358859 gene encoding ras-related protein RABA1e-like isoform X3, which produces MGGYRADDDYDYLFKLVLIGDSGVGKTNLLSRFTRNEFSIESKSTIGVEFATKSVHVDEKIIKAQLWDTAGQERYRAITSAYYRGAVGALLVYDITRHITFENVERWLKELRDHTDANIVIMLVGNKADLRHLRAVPREEARSFSERENMFFMETSALDATNVEQAFTHVLTQIYRVMSRKALDGTGDPTYLPKGQSIDIVSKDDVTAVKSSGCCSG; this is translated from the exons atgggaGGGTACAGAGCCGACGATGACTATGATTACCTCTTTAAACTAGTCTTGATCGGAGATTCTGGCGTCGGAAAAACTAACCTCTTATCTCGGTTCACTAGAAATGAATTCAGTATCGAGTCAAAGTCAACCATCGGTGTCGAATTCGCTACGAAAAGCGTTCACGTCGACGAGAAAATCATCAAAGCTCAGCTTTGGGATACCGCCGGTCAAGAAAg ATACAGAGCTATCACGAGTGCATATTACAGAGGAGCAGTAGGGGCTCTTCTAGTATACGACATAACTCGACACATAACATTCGAGAACGTCGAACGATGGCTCAAGGAGCTTCGAGACCATACTGATGCCAATATTGTGATCATGCTTGTTGGAAACAAAGCTGATCTTCGTCACCTTCGTGCTGTTCCCAGAgaagaagctagatcgttttcTGAAAGAGAGAACATGTTCTTCATGGAGACTTCTGCTCTTGATGCTACAAATGTTGAGCAAGCTTTCACTCATGTCTTGACTCAGATCTATCGTGTTATGAGCCGTAAGGCTCTTGATGGTACTGGAGACCCAACGTATTTGCCTAAAGGACAGAGTATTGATATTGTAAGCAAGGATGATGTTACTGCTGTTAAATCCTCTGGTTGTTGCTCAGGTTGA
- the LOC106358859 gene encoding ras-related protein RABA1e-like isoform X4, producing MAATNLETSSNSNINEFSIESKSTIGVEFATKSVHVDEKIIKAQLWDTAGQERYRAITSAYYRGAVGALLVYDITRHITFENVERWLKELRDHTDANIVIMLVGNKADLRHLRAVPREEARSFSERENMFFMETSALDATNVEQAFTHVLTQIYRVMSRKALDGTGDPTYLPKGQSIDIVSKDDVTAVKSSGCCSG from the exons ATGGCGGCCACAAACCTCGAGACATCGTCAAACTCAAACAT AAATGAATTCAGTATCGAGTCAAAGTCAACCATCGGTGTCGAATTCGCTACGAAAAGCGTTCACGTCGACGAGAAAATCATCAAAGCTCAGCTTTGGGATACCGCCGGTCAAGAAAg ATACAGAGCTATCACGAGTGCATATTACAGAGGAGCAGTAGGGGCTCTTCTAGTATACGACATAACTCGACACATAACATTCGAGAACGTCGAACGATGGCTCAAGGAGCTTCGAGACCATACTGATGCCAATATTGTGATCATGCTTGTTGGAAACAAAGCTGATCTTCGTCACCTTCGTGCTGTTCCCAGAgaagaagctagatcgttttcTGAAAGAGAGAACATGTTCTTCATGGAGACTTCTGCTCTTGATGCTACAAATGTTGAGCAAGCTTTCACTCATGTCTTGACTCAGATCTATCGTGTTATGAGCCGTAAGGCTCTTGATGGTACTGGAGACCCAACGTATTTGCCTAAAGGACAGAGTATTGATATTGTAAGCAAGGATGATGTTACTGCTGTTAAATCCTCTGGTTGTTGCTCAGGTTGA
- the LOC106358859 gene encoding ras-related protein RABA1e-like isoform X5: MAATNLETSSNSNINEFSIESKSTIGVEFATKSVHVDEKIIKAQLWDTAGQERAITSAYYRGAVGALLVYDITRHITFENVERWLKELRDHTDANIVIMLVGNKADLRHLRAVPREEARSFSERENMFFMETSALDATNVEQAFTHVLTQIYRVMSRKALDGTGDPTYLPKGQSIDIVSKDDVTAVKSSGCCSG, encoded by the exons ATGGCGGCCACAAACCTCGAGACATCGTCAAACTCAAACAT AAATGAATTCAGTATCGAGTCAAAGTCAACCATCGGTGTCGAATTCGCTACGAAAAGCGTTCACGTCGACGAGAAAATCATCAAAGCTCAGCTTTGGGATACCGCCGGTCAAGAAAg AGCTATCACGAGTGCATATTACAGAGGAGCAGTAGGGGCTCTTCTAGTATACGACATAACTCGACACATAACATTCGAGAACGTCGAACGATGGCTCAAGGAGCTTCGAGACCATACTGATGCCAATATTGTGATCATGCTTGTTGGAAACAAAGCTGATCTTCGTCACCTTCGTGCTGTTCCCAGAgaagaagctagatcgttttcTGAAAGAGAGAACATGTTCTTCATGGAGACTTCTGCTCTTGATGCTACAAATGTTGAGCAAGCTTTCACTCATGTCTTGACTCAGATCTATCGTGTTATGAGCCGTAAGGCTCTTGATGGTACTGGAGACCCAACGTATTTGCCTAAAGGACAGAGTATTGATATTGTAAGCAAGGATGATGTTACTGCTGTTAAATCCTCTGGTTGTTGCTCAGGTTGA
- the LOC106358859 gene encoding ras-related protein RABA1e-like isoform X2 — protein sequence MAATNLETSSNSNIADDDYDYLFKLVLIGDSGVGKTNLLSRFTRNEFSIESKSTIGVEFATKSVHVDEKIIKAQLWDTAGQERAITSAYYRGAVGALLVYDITRHITFENVERWLKELRDHTDANIVIMLVGNKADLRHLRAVPREEARSFSERENMFFMETSALDATNVEQAFTHVLTQIYRVMSRKALDGTGDPTYLPKGQSIDIVSKDDVTAVKSSGCCSG from the exons ATGGCGGCCACAAACCTCGAGACATCGTCAAACTCAAACAT AGCCGACGATGACTATGATTACCTCTTTAAACTAGTCTTGATCGGAGATTCTGGCGTCGGAAAAACTAACCTCTTATCTCGGTTCACTAGAAATGAATTCAGTATCGAGTCAAAGTCAACCATCGGTGTCGAATTCGCTACGAAAAGCGTTCACGTCGACGAGAAAATCATCAAAGCTCAGCTTTGGGATACCGCCGGTCAAGAAAg AGCTATCACGAGTGCATATTACAGAGGAGCAGTAGGGGCTCTTCTAGTATACGACATAACTCGACACATAACATTCGAGAACGTCGAACGATGGCTCAAGGAGCTTCGAGACCATACTGATGCCAATATTGTGATCATGCTTGTTGGAAACAAAGCTGATCTTCGTCACCTTCGTGCTGTTCCCAGAgaagaagctagatcgttttcTGAAAGAGAGAACATGTTCTTCATGGAGACTTCTGCTCTTGATGCTACAAATGTTGAGCAAGCTTTCACTCATGTCTTGACTCAGATCTATCGTGTTATGAGCCGTAAGGCTCTTGATGGTACTGGAGACCCAACGTATTTGCCTAAAGGACAGAGTATTGATATTGTAAGCAAGGATGATGTTACTGCTGTTAAATCCTCTGGTTGTTGCTCAGGTTGA
- the LOC106360908 gene encoding LOW QUALITY PROTEIN: adenylosuccinate lyase (The sequence of the model RefSeq protein was modified relative to this genomic sequence to represent the inferred CDS: inserted 5 bases in 3 codons), whose amino-acid sequence MNQKNLCNLRSFPPFLQFSYIWRQYCLCSASGRRVLEFFHFACTSEDVNNLSHGLMLQEALSSVILPAMDDLITSISLMAKEFAYVPMLSRTHGQPASPTTLGKEMAIFAVRLSEERRYLSETKIKGKFAGAVGNYNAHISAYPNIDWPHVAEEFVTSLGLTFNPFFLQIEPHDYMARLLIQSASXHTILIDFDRDIWSYISLGYFKQITKAGEIGSSTMPHKVNPIDFDNSEGNLGKANAELXFLSMKFPVSRMQRDLTDSTVLRNXGGALGHSLLAYKSAIQGIRKLQINEARLKEDLDQTWEVLAEPIQTVMRRYGVPEPYEKLKELTRGRAVNEESIREFIKGLDLPAEAKSQLLKLTPHTYVGAAAALALAVDEALHL is encoded by the exons ATGAACCAGAAGAACCTCTGTAACCTTAGATCTTTTCCACCTTTCCTTCAGTTCTCGTATATATGGCGACAATACTGTCTATGCTCAGCTTCTGGAAGGAGG GTTCTTGAGTTTTTTCATTTTGCTTGCACGTCGGAGGACGTCAACAATCTATCACATGGTTTGATGCTTCAAGAAGCACTTAGCTCGGTTATACTTCCAGCCATGGATGACCTGATCACGTCAATCTCTCTGATGGCTAAGGAGTTTGCATATGTCCCCATGCTTTCAAGAACTCATGGCCAG CCAGCTTCACCTACAACACTAGGGAAAGAAATGGCGATATTCGCTGTGAGGTTAAGTGAAGAGAGAAGATATCTTTCAGAAACTAAGATCAAGGGAAAATTTGCTGGTGCCGTTGGGAACTACAACGCTCACATTTCAGCATATCCTAATATCGACTGGCCTCATGTTGCAGAGGAGTTTGTTACTTCTCTCGGATTAACCTTTAACCC tttttttttgcagattgaGCCTCATGACTATATGGCTAGACTCTTAATACAATCAGCCAG TCACACTATCTTAATTGATTTCGACAGAGATATATGGAGCTACATATCTCTAGGTTACTTTAAGCAGATAACTAAAGCTGGTGAGATCGGATCATCCACAATGCCTCACAAAGTGAATCCTATTGACTTTGATAACAGTGAAGGGAACCTAGGTAAAGCTAACGCTGAGCT ATTTCTCAGCATGAAGTTTCCCGTTTCTCGAATGCAG CGTGACTTAACCGATTCGACTGTATTGAGAA ATGGTGGAGCTTTAGGACACTCTCTTCTTGCTTACAAGAGCGCCATACAGGGAATCAGGAAGCTTCAG ATTAATGAAGCTCGGTTAAAAGAAGATTTGGATCAAACTTGGGAAGTTCTCGCTGAACCCATACAAACT GTGATGAGGAGATATGGAGTTCCGGAGCCGTATGAGAAGCTGAAGGAGCTGACAAGAGGGAGAGCTGTGAATGAAGAAAGTATAAGAGAGTTTATAAAAGGTTTGGATTTGCCTGCAGAAGCAAAATCTCAACTTTTGAAGTTAACTCCACACACATATGTTGGTGCTGCTGCTGCGTTGGCTTTGGCCGTCGATGAAGCTCTGCACTTGTGA
- the LOC111200066 gene encoding CLAVATA3/ESR (CLE)-related protein 2-like, whose product MAKLSFSLCFLLFLLLTSVAMGSRPLERAPVGVQVRGLNHSIKAKSATALDGQALGSSNSSHGKTPERLSPGGPDPQHH is encoded by the coding sequence ATGGCTAAGTTGAGCTTCTCCTTATGCTTCTTGTTGTTTCTTCTGCTAACATCAGTCGCCATGGGAAGCCGTCCTCTTGAGCGGGCTCCAGTAGGGGTGCAGGTGAGaggtctaaaccattctattAAGGCTAAGAGCGCGACTGCACTGGATGGTCAAGCTTTAGGTAGCAGCAACAGCAGCCATGGAAAAACTCCAGAGCGGTTAAGCCCTGGAGGACCCGACCCGCAACATCATTAG